The Raphanus sativus cultivar WK10039 chromosome 2, ASM80110v3, whole genome shotgun sequence genome includes a region encoding these proteins:
- the LOC108841145 gene encoding uncharacterized protein LOC108841145: MQGGPEELSFNRSTGTFGVITNNRTISLGLFDPYKQQALDFNNLVQNHQKTIELQNQYKALEERAVFCLKAKDKALEDMTRRSGEMEAKLKKALAEAEFWKKSLEQNRAVCSDLAGRLLEIKRKETKTKVLAGRKFAEEAESSTGENSDDVLDTARTRRCKRRRL; encoded by the exons ATGCAAGGAGGTCCAGAGGAGCTGTCATTCAATAGATCAACAGGCACCTTTGGGGTCATCACAAATAATCGGACCATATCGCTAGGCTTGTTCGATCCCTATAAACAACAAGCACTTGACTTCAACAATTTGGTACAG AATCACCAGAAGACAATAGAATTGCAGAATCAATACAAGGCTCTAGAAGAGAGAGCCGTGTTTTGTCTGAAAGCGAAAGACAAAGCCCTCGAAGACATGACGAGAAGGTCTGGTGAAATGGAGGCTAAACTGAAGAAAGCTTTAGCAGAAGCCGAGTTTTGGAAGAAGTCGTTGGAGCAGAACAGGGCTGTGTGTAGCGATCTCGCCGGGAGGCTGTTGGaaataaagagaaaagagaCCAAGACGAAAGTGTTGGCGGGGAGGAAATTTGCAGAAGAGGCTGAGTCGTCTACTGGTGAAAATAGTGACGATGTTTTAGACACGGCAAGGACCCGTAGGTGTAAACGACGCCGTCTCTGA